GGGCATTCCGCAGATAGCGGTAGTCATGGGTTCCTGCACCGCCGGCGGTGCCTATGTGCCGGCGATGGCCGACGAGTCGATCATCGTCAAGGGTCAGGGCACCATCTTCCTCGGCGGCCCGCCGCTGGTGAAGGCGGCCACCGGCGAAACCATCAGCGCCGAGGACCTGGGCGGCGCCGACGTGCACTGCAAGGTCAGCGGCGTGGCCGATCACTATGCCGACAACGACGCCCATGCCCTGCAAATTGCCCGCCGCGCCGTCTCGCGGCTGAACTGGCAGAAGCGCGGCCAGCTCGCACTCAAGGACTCACGCCCGCCGCGGCTCGACCCCGCCGAGCTCTATGGCATCGTCGGCACCGATCTCAAGAAGCCCTATGACGTGCGCGAGGTAATCGGCCGCCTGGTCGACGATTCTGACTTCGACGAGTTCAAACGCTACTACGGCGACACCCTGGTCACCGGCTTCGCCCACCTCCACGGCCACCCGGTGGGCATCGTCGCCAACAACGGCGTGCTGTTCTCGGAAAGCGCCGTCAAGGGCGCCCACTTCATCGAACTGTGCGCCCAGCGCAAGATCCCGCTGGTGTTCCTGCAGAACATCACCGGCTTCATGGTCGGCTCCAAGTACGAGCAGGAAGGCATCGCCAAGCACGGCGCCAAGCTGGTCACCGCGGTGGCCTGTGCTCAGGTCCCCAAGTTCACCGTGTTGATCGGCGGCAGCTTCGGCGCCGGCAACTACGGCATGTGCGGCCGCGCCTATGACCCGAACCTGCTGTTCATGTGGCCCAACGCCCGCATCTCGGTGATGGGCGGCGAGCAGGCCGCCAACGTGCTGGCCCAGGTCAAGCGCGACCAGTACGAGCGCGAGGGCCGCGAGTGGACGAAGGATGAAGAGGAAGCCTTCAAGGCGCCCACCCGCGAGCAGTACGAGCACCAGGGCCACCCCTACTACGCCAGCGCCCGGCTGTGGGACGACGGCGTGATCGACCCGCTGCAGACCCGCGACGTGCTCGGCCTGGCGCTGGCCGCGGCAATGAATGCCGAGATCGACGACACCCGCTTCGGCGTCTTCAGGATGTGAGGGCCTCATGACTAATACCACTTCGCAAGGGACAACTTCGCCAGAGACCAATCCGTCAGGGACAACGTCCTTTTCCCATCTCGCCATCGATGAGCGCGGTGTGGCCTGGCTGACGCTGGATCGCCCCGAGGTACTCAATGCCTTCGACGATCACCTGATCAGCGAGCTCAATGACCATCTCGACAGGGTCGCGATCGCCGCCGAACGCAGCGAGGTCCGCACCCTGGTGCTGCGCTCCGAGGGCAAGCACTTCTCGGCCGGCGCCGATCTTAGCTGGATGAAGCGCATGGTCGACTATTCACTCGAGGACAACCTCAAGGACTCCCGCGAGCTCTCACGCCTGATGCATGGCCTCGACACCCTGCCCTGCCCCACGCTCTGTCGCGTGCAGGGCGCAGCCTTCGGCGGTGCCGTGGGTCTCGCCGCCTGCTGCGATCTGGTGATCGCCTCCGAGAAGGCCAGGTTCTGCCTCTCCGAGGTCAAGATCGGCCTCGCGCCCGCGGTGATAAGCCCCTATGTGCAGCGCGCCATCGGCGCGCGCCAGATGCGCCGCTACGCACTGACCGCCGAAGTCATGCAGGCCGATACGGCACAGCGGCTGGGCCTCGTCCACCGGGTCGCCGAGCCGGATGACCTGGACGATGCCGTGTCGGCGATGCTCGACACCCTGCTCGCCGCCTCGCCCCAGGCTCAGCGTGCCACCAAGGCCCTGCTAGCCACCGTCGGCCGCGACTCCGACAGTGAGGCCACCCGCGAGCGCTGCTGCCGCGTGATCGGCCAGCTGCGGGTCAGCGATGAAGGCCAGGAAGGCCTCGCCGCCTTCTTCGACAAGCGCGCGCCGCGCTGGGACCACCACCCCAAGGATTCGACGTCATGACCTCCTTCACGCCCCCTCAGAGCACGCCCTTTTCCAAGGTCCTGATCGCCAACCGCGGCGAGATCGCCTGCCGGGTGATGCGCAGCGCCCGTGCCATGGGGATCGCCACCGTGGCCGTCTACTCCGACGCCGATGCCAATGCCCGCCACGTGCGCGAGGCCGACGAGGCCGTGCGCATCGGCCCGGCGGCGGCCCGTGACAGCTACCTGAAGGTCGACGCCGTGCTCGAGGCCGCCAAGCGCACCGGCGCTGGCGCCATTCATCCGGGCTACGGCTTTCTTTCCGAGAACGCCGACTTCGTCACCGCCTGCGCCGAGGCCGGCATCGTCTTCATCGGTCCGCCCGCCGCCGCCATCTCGGCGATGGGCGACAAGTCCGCCGCCAAGGCCCGCATGGCGCAGGCCGGCGTACCGCTGGTGCCCGGCTATCATGGCGATCATCAGGGCGATGAGCTGCTGCGCGCCGAGGCCGACCAGATCGGCTATCCGGTGCTGCTCAAGGCCAGCGCCGGCGGCGGCGGCAAGGGCATGCGGGTAGTCGAGTCCGGTGACGGCTTCCAGGCCGCCCTGGACGGCTGCCGCCGCGAATCCCAGGCCGCCTTCGGCGATCAGCGCATGCTGATCGAGAAGTACCTGACTCAGCCGCGCCACGTCGAGGTGCAGGTGTTCTGCGACCGTCACGGCAATGGCGTCTATCTCTTCGAGCGCGACTGCAGCGTGCAGCGGCGCCACCAGAAGGTGCTGGAAGAGGCCCCCGCCCCGGGCATGAGCGAGGCCCTGCGCCGCGAGATGGGTGAGGCCGCGGTGCGCGCCGCCCAGGAGATCGGCTATGTCGGCGCCGGTACCGTCGAATTTTTATTGGACTCTTCACAAGAGCAGGACGGCCGCTTCTACTTCATGGAGATGAACACCCGGCTGCAGGTCGAGCACCCGGTCACCGAGATGATCACCGGTCAGGATCTGGTCGCCTGGCAGCTCAAGGTGGCCATGGGCGACGCCCTGCCCTGCACTCAGGACGAACTCGCCATTCATGGCCACAGCTTCGAGGCGCGCCTGTATGCCGAGGACCCGGCGCAGGACTTCCTGCCCGCCACCGGTCACCTCGAGCACTTCGGGCTGGATCTGGTCGGCGCCGGCCTCGACCCTTTGCAGGTGCGGCTGGACAGCGGTGTGGAGAGCGGAGACGAAGTCTCGATGCACTACGACCCGATGCTCGCCAAGCTGATCGTGCATGGCGACGACCGCATCCAGGCGCTGGCCACCCTCAACCGGGCCCTGGCCGCGCTGGACGTGCGCGGCGTGGTCACCAATCGCGCCTTCCTGCAGCGGCTGGCGAGCCACCCGGCCTTCCAGGCCGCTAAGCTCGATACCCGCTTCATCGAACACCACCACGACGACCTGTTCGAGGTTAGCGAACCAAGCGCCGAGGACTACGCCAGCGCCGCCATGGTGGCGCTGGACCAGCTCGGCCGCGAGGGCGCGAGCGACTCCCCCTGGGACCGCCATGACGGCTTTCGCCTCAACGCCGATCATCGCATCCGTGTAGCCTTGAGCGACCCCAAAGCGAGCGACCCCACATCGAGCGACGCCGAGCCCGTCGTCGTCGACGGCAGCCGCCCTCATGACGCCGCCCCGTGGCGGCTCACCACTCAGGGCACGACGCTATCGGCCAACCTGCAGCGACTCGATGGTGATGCCGTGGCGGTGACGCTCGACGGCCACCGCCGTCGCCTGCTGGCAAGGCTCGATGGCAACGCCATCGTGCTGGCCGATGCCCAGGGCGAGACCCGCCTTGACTGGCTGCGCGCCGACGCCGTCGATCACGGCCAGCACGAAGCCGAATCGACCCTCACCGCCCCCATGCACGGCACCGTGGTCGCGCTATTGGTAGAACCCGGCACTCCGGTCGAGAAAGGCATGCCGCTGATGGTGATGGAGGCCATGAAGATGGAGCACACCCTGAGCGCCCCCGCGGATGGCCAGGTCGCGAGCTTCCACTTCGCGGCCGGCGACACCGTGGGCCAGGGCGAGGTGCTGCTCGAATTTGCCGTCGATGAGTGAAGCGCGCTAGCCCGAGAACGAGGAGACAGCAGATGACATTCCCCCAATCCGTGCGCCTGGTCGAGGTCGGCGCCCGCGACGGCCTGCAGAACGAGCCCGAACCGGTCAGCACCGACACCAAGCTCGAGCTGATCGACCGGCTCGGCGCCGCCGGCCTTCGCCACATCGAGGCAGCCAGCTTCGTCTCGCCCAAGTGGGTGCCGCAGATGGCCGACCACCGCGAGGTGATGGCCGGCCTCAAACGCCGCGAGGGCATCGTCTATTCGGCGCTGACCCCCAACCTCAAGGGGCTGGACGCCGCGCTCGAATGCGGCGTGGACGAGGTCGCGGTGTTCGGCGCCGCCAGCGAGTCCTTCTCGCAGAAGAACATCAACTGCTCGGTGAGGGAATCGCTCGAGCGCTTCGCCCCGGTACTCGACCGCGCGAAAGCCGCTAATGTGCGCGTGCGCGGCTATGTATCCTGCGTGCTTGGTTGCCCCTACGAAGGCGAGATCGCCCCCGCCAAGGTGGCCGAGGTGGCAAAGGCGCTTTTTGAGATGGGCTGCTACGAGGTCTCGCTCGGCGACACCATCGGCACCGGCACCCCGATCAAAGCCAAGCGCATGCTCGAGGCCGTGGCGCGCGACATCCCCATGGACAAGCTCGCCGCCCACTTCCACGACACCTACGGCCAGGCACTGGCCAACCTCTACGCCGTACTCGAAGAAGGCATCGGCGTGATCGACAGCTCCGTGGCCGGCCTCGGCGGCTGCCCCTATGCCAAGGGCGCCTCCGGCAACGTGGCAAGCGAAGACGTGATCTACCTGCTCAACGGGCTCGGCATCGAGAGCGGCATCGACCTCGATGCACTTGCCGCTACCGGTAACTGGATCACCCAGGCCATCGGGCGGCCCAACCGCTCCAAGGTGGGCGTAGCACTCGCTGCAAAGTAACAGAAGCGCAGAAATGAAAAGCCCCGAGCCGGAACACCGGCTCGGGGCTTTTCTTGTTACGGACATTTACTCTTGCTGAAATATAACGCCTGCGCAATAGGCGCGAGCTTGCGAGCGTCCTAATTGACGCATTTGTTAAGTTAATCTGAATGTTCTGACCAAATGTGCTTTATTGGCCGCAATACGCGCTTCAGCATAGAAAGCTCCTCCAAATGCAATTACTGCTGCGACAGGAACAGACCAAAACCCTATACCCCACATCATAGGTATTTTAAGACCAAACCATGACTCAGAGTATGACGGAAGGTGGAGCATTGTGATTAACGATAGAATGCCAATCGTCGCTGCTGTCGCTTGTCTGATACGAAGCCTTTCCTGTGGAGTAAGGCCATATTTGATTGTTCCCTGGCATCCAAGGCATACATGCACTCCATGCTGAAACGGAGTTGCACAATGTCCGCAGGTATGCATTTCAACCTGCGGTTCATGTGAAATACCTTGAGATTTTAGGACTGTAGTTTGGATAGCGTTGGCAACACGGTTTGCGTCACCGTTCCAAAGTTGAAACAACTTATCATTTAGAAGTGGGAATTCTTCTACTACTCCATCAACCTCAGCCTGAGTTCCAACCAAAATGGGAATAATGATTACCTTTCCGGACTTAGCTTCTAGATTAAGCACCGCCCATAGCTCTCTTTTTGGCCAATGCTTGGCCATGAAAGCACGACTTAAAATAACTACGGCAAAATCTGAGACTTTAAGCCCATCATTGACCCTTTCAGTAATGCTTTCTCCAGCGGATATCTCAGCCTCGTCGACCCAGTAAGAAAGACCTCGCTGTTCCAGACAGCTAGCCAAGGGTCTAGCAACAGAGACTTTATCTTCACTAGCGTGACATATAAATATGTCTTTTTTCATATGGTGCGATTTTCCTTGTGAACTTAACGCTTGCAGCATGCGCGCCCATGGAATGAAGCCGAAGTCGCAATGTACTGGGCGTCGCCGTGCCTGCACTGGTTATACGCTCTTCCGCGCCACCCACTGAGTATGTTCTCTGGAAAAAGCAGACTCACTATTTATCACAAACTCTGAGAGGTGGCGCTCCTCCGTTACGGAAACAGATTCTCCCTTTATCAAAACAATCTCATGCGCTGCCAATGCATATGATGAGTTGAGTTCATTATGTTTCTTGGCTTGAACCCATGTAAGTACTGCGCTCGCTGCTGTGGCAACAACCTCGACTGGCAACGATGTGGACGGCTCTTTAATTCGATAAAGAAGCATTAGTATTGCAAGGGAGTGCAATACTATTGAGACAATAAACCATTGTCTTGCCAAGCGTTTATTAAGTTGTGACTTCATTGAGTACCAATGTGACTGATTATCAATTCTGTCTGAGATATAGACTTCTAAACGTTGCTCCCATGGCAAAGAACGGACATTAATCATTTTTTCTGAAACTGCCTCTCCTAAATTTGGCGACCACTCAAGCACATGAGATAATGATCGATTTTGGTTTAGAATCGATTTTAAGTCATTAAGAAACTCTTTCTGTTCTTGCTGATTGGGCCCATCAGCCTCATACGGCTTTGCCTTCATAACCCAACGCCACGTGCGCGTCTTAACAGACTCAGCTACCGCTCGTCCGTTGTACCATGTATCTTCTGGCTTCTGAACTTTTATCCAGACAAGAATTCCTAAAGTGATCAGGAACAATGAGGCAGACGCTATAGCAGCATATACGTCTGCCGGATAAAAGAATGACACGGAAGCAGCGATTACCAAAAGCATGAGGTAGCACTTTAGAGCGTTAAAATACGCGCTCTGCGCTTTTAGAGAAGCACTGTCTGCGGAGTTGTATAGTGCAGGAAAATCCTCTTCCTCTATAGTCACATCAATACCCCAAGTTCTTGTAAACGTGTTCTTTGTAGTGGTAGTTATCGTTGTCATTATGCATTTGATAGTTCTGAATGGCATAAGCAACGATAGCAGGAGAGAAAGGAACAAAAATAGCTCCTATATCCCTGATAATAGGAGGACATGTATCCCTTACCATCGATCTTGAACCATCAAGATTTACCCCAATGATTGTGCATCCCTTTTCTATGGCAACCTGCGCTTCCCAGCGTACATATTTGTGCCTTCTTTTGGTATCTTCTCCGATTAGCATCACGTATTTTCCTGCCAAATTAATTCGTTCACGACATTTCCGCTTTATGTAGGCCTCATTCTCAGAATTTACTTCGGCATGGAGCTGACAGCTGGCAAAGTTAAAATCAATTTTTTTGTTGGCTTTCCATGCCTGCATTAGTCGCCAGTAATGAATATCTGTGCTACTAAACCCCACAAAAGCTCTTGGTAATGACATTCCTACCTCCTTACGTATAACGCCGCCAGCAGAGGCGCGAACTTGTGAGCGTCCTGCTGACTGGCATTGTTATAATTTACTTGGCGTGAGCTCTGATAGCAGTGATTATACTCTCTGTGTTCCAACGAACATCAACGATTGAGCGTGAAGATACAACAGATGATATCCGCTCTTGTCCACGTGGAATTACGCCAACAATCGGAATTCCTAAGTCAAGCGCCTTGTCCAGCTCCCATTCCATCCAAGAACTATGGCTTGCATATACTCCAGCAAGAGCCAAGATGACATCCGAGTCAACGATTTTTTTTGCCAATCTCGTCTTAACATAACTTTCATCTTCTGAATTAATCGGAGTATCTTTCGTGGATTCTTCGTATGCCGCACTGAAATACCCTCTACCATTTATCAAACTTCTTAGCGCCTCCAAAGTATCAGTGTATTGCCAAGAGTGACTTATAAATATTTTATATTCCTTTGCCATTCCAATTTAAACCTTTAGTAGCTCACTGAGTTTTTTCTTGCTTTCGAAATATGTTTCTGACTCCCACTCTACTGATGTCAGGGATAGAAATATTTTTTCGAACACATTACCGTTTTCTTCGTCACCTAGGCCAAAATAGCAACTGGCTAGGGTTGCATATGGCCATTTATTTACAGATTGAGTGCTTTCACCTTCATCAAGCAAGTATGCCAATGTATCTATTATTTCATACCTAGCTTTTTTTGCTGCAATTTTATAGAAAACCTTTTCCTCGGGATCTTCTTCTATACTTGCAGCAATATTCAAACAAATCGCGTAATTTTCACCATTGTAGTAATCTCTACGAATTTGGAATCCTTTTGAATAATAATCCATAGCTCGTCTTAAACACTCCCTATCGCTTGTTGCTTGCCATAAACGCTTATAAATGGCACCTGTAAGCCCAAGTGTTTCAGGATCATTTGTCTCATTATCTGGATCTAGCTTCTCAATTATTTGAAGAGCATCAGTTAGAGCAGATATTTCAGTAGGAACTTTAGACTTATACCTTGCAAGCGCATGCTGCTGGGTAAAGTATGATTCATTAGGAACTAAATCTTCTGCTTTCTGCCACAACTTAGCTGCTTCAGAAAAGTTAGAATCTTCCATGCAATGTGTGGCGCGTTCGGATATTGCAAATATACTATCTTCTCTATCGGAAAGATCCCCGATAATTCTTTGGTATTCTTTTTTTGTTAACTTAGGGGGTTCGATATCTTGTATATAATCATAAAGAGGGCTATCAACAGTACTATTTTTTAATAGAGAGCCAATCATATCTACTAGTGATTCTTTGCAACGCTCTGCCTCATCAACTCCGATATCATCACCCAAGTGTGAATAGTGAAAAATACGATTATGATTAATATCAAACGGTATCGTTCCTTCTTGCTCTTTTATGATTATTGTCGAAAAAGGTCTAACCGCATGGCGAACACCTAACTCATATATTGCATTTGGGTTATATGTAGATATATCCGCAACAACTAAATCAGCGTGCATTAATAGTGCATACATGCTTTTATCAATTAGACCAGAGTCTTGTATTTCATCAGCCCTTACGCATGTTAAGCCAGATTTTTCTACCGCAGGCCTAATGATATTTTTATATGTTTTGTCTAGATCTAATGTTTTTCCCGTGGATAAATCTGTCTTTTTTCCGAAGCCCATTATTACAAAACATAACTTTTTCCTTTTAGTCACTCAGCACATCCTTTTCATGAAATTATAACAGTGATTAGAGCGCGTGCTCGTGTATCGACTTGAACGAGCTGACACGTTCAACAATATTATCGATCGGGCTATTTGCCATCTAACCCATTGATAGTAATAGACACTAAGGTTAGTTCGGCTACCTATGCAGAATTCGCGCGCTTGCACGTTTTGCCGGACCCAATAATACTGTATGAAAATACATATATTCGGACAACAACGTATGGACGCGCAGAGCAGACCGTCCAAGCTGATGGATCGTGTGAAGGCCACCATGCGGGTAAAACGCTACAGCCCGCGTACCGAGAAGACCTACTGCTACTGGATACGCTACTTCATTCGTTTCCATGGCGTGCGTCACCCCGCCAGCATGGGTGCCCCTGAAGTGAAGGCTTTCCTGGAACACCTCGCGGTAGAACGCTATGTGGCGGCGGCCACGCAGAGCTAATCAACTCTGAACTACAACGAGAGAATGTGGACGTGAAGCGAAAACTTAGGTCGATATCAGCCGATTATCAGGAAAGCTCCAGCTCCATATAGTGAACTGCACTTTCGGTCTTACAAATTCGGAAACCAAGCCGTTCGT
Above is a window of Halomonas sp. I5-271120 DNA encoding:
- a CDS encoding carboxyl transferase domain-containing protein; amino-acid sequence: MSILHTQINPRSEVFQANEAAMRDTVASLKELTATLAQGGGDKARARHESRGKLYVRDRIDHLLDEGSPFLELSALAAYDVYDTPLPAAGVITGIGRVSGVECVIVANDATVKGGTYHPLTVKKHLRAQEVARKHRLPCLYLVDSGGAYLPEQDEVFPDHDDFGRIFYNQATLSAAGIPQIAVVMGSCTAGGAYVPAMADESIIVKGQGTIFLGGPPLVKAATGETISAEDLGGADVHCKVSGVADHYADNDAHALQIARRAVSRLNWQKRGQLALKDSRPPRLDPAELYGIVGTDLKKPYDVREVIGRLVDDSDFDEFKRYYGDTLVTGFAHLHGHPVGIVANNGVLFSESAVKGAHFIELCAQRKIPLVFLQNITGFMVGSKYEQEGIAKHGAKLVTAVACAQVPKFTVLIGGSFGAGNYGMCGRAYDPNLLFMWPNARISVMGGEQAANVLAQVKRDQYEREGREWTKDEEEAFKAPTREQYEHQGHPYYASARLWDDGVIDPLQTRDVLGLALAAAMNAEIDDTRFGVFRM
- a CDS encoding enoyl-CoA hydratase-related protein, yielding MTNTTSQGTTSPETNPSGTTSFSHLAIDERGVAWLTLDRPEVLNAFDDHLISELNDHLDRVAIAAERSEVRTLVLRSEGKHFSAGADLSWMKRMVDYSLEDNLKDSRELSRLMHGLDTLPCPTLCRVQGAAFGGAVGLAACCDLVIASEKARFCLSEVKIGLAPAVISPYVQRAIGARQMRRYALTAEVMQADTAQRLGLVHRVAEPDDLDDAVSAMLDTLLAASPQAQRATKALLATVGRDSDSEATRERCCRVIGQLRVSDEGQEGLAAFFDKRAPRWDHHPKDSTS
- a CDS encoding acetyl/propionyl/methylcrotonyl-CoA carboxylase subunit alpha, which gives rise to MTSFTPPQSTPFSKVLIANRGEIACRVMRSARAMGIATVAVYSDADANARHVREADEAVRIGPAAARDSYLKVDAVLEAAKRTGAGAIHPGYGFLSENADFVTACAEAGIVFIGPPAAAISAMGDKSAAKARMAQAGVPLVPGYHGDHQGDELLRAEADQIGYPVLLKASAGGGGKGMRVVESGDGFQAALDGCRRESQAAFGDQRMLIEKYLTQPRHVEVQVFCDRHGNGVYLFERDCSVQRRHQKVLEEAPAPGMSEALRREMGEAAVRAAQEIGYVGAGTVEFLLDSSQEQDGRFYFMEMNTRLQVEHPVTEMITGQDLVAWQLKVAMGDALPCTQDELAIHGHSFEARLYAEDPAQDFLPATGHLEHFGLDLVGAGLDPLQVRLDSGVESGDEVSMHYDPMLAKLIVHGDDRIQALATLNRALAALDVRGVVTNRAFLQRLASHPAFQAAKLDTRFIEHHHDDLFEVSEPSAEDYASAAMVALDQLGREGASDSPWDRHDGFRLNADHRIRVALSDPKASDPTSSDAEPVVVDGSRPHDAAPWRLTTQGTTLSANLQRLDGDAVAVTLDGHRRRLLARLDGNAIVLADAQGETRLDWLRADAVDHGQHEAESTLTAPMHGTVVALLVEPGTPVEKGMPLMVMEAMKMEHTLSAPADGQVASFHFAAGDTVGQGEVLLEFAVDE
- a CDS encoding hydroxymethylglutaryl-CoA lyase; translated protein: MTFPQSVRLVEVGARDGLQNEPEPVSTDTKLELIDRLGAAGLRHIEAASFVSPKWVPQMADHREVMAGLKRREGIVYSALTPNLKGLDAALECGVDEVAVFGAASESFSQKNINCSVRESLERFAPVLDRAKAANVRVRGYVSCVLGCPYEGEIAPAKVAEVAKALFEMGCYEVSLGDTIGTGTPIKAKRMLEAVARDIPMDKLAAHFHDTYGQALANLYAVLEEGIGVIDSSVAGLGGCPYAKGASGNVASEDVIYLLNGLGIESGIDLDALAATGNWITQAIGRPNRSKVGVALAAK
- a CDS encoding toll/interleukin-1 receptor domain-containing protein; protein product: MKKDIFICHASEDKVSVARPLASCLEQRGLSYWVDEAEISAGESITERVNDGLKVSDFAVVILSRAFMAKHWPKRELWAVLNLEAKSGKVIIIPILVGTQAEVDGVVEEFPLLNDKLFQLWNGDANRVANAIQTTVLKSQGISHEPQVEMHTCGHCATPFQHGVHVCLGCQGTIKYGLTPQERLRIRQATAATIGILSLITMLHLPSYSESWFGLKIPMMWGIGFWSVPVAAVIAFGGAFYAEARIAANKAHLVRTFRLT
- a CDS encoding DUF4231 domain-containing protein, coding for MTIEEEDFPALYNSADSASLKAQSAYFNALKCYLMLLVIAASVSFFYPADVYAAIASASLFLITLGILVWIKVQKPEDTWYNGRAVAESVKTRTWRWVMKAKPYEADGPNQQEQKEFLNDLKSILNQNRSLSHVLEWSPNLGEAVSEKMINVRSLPWEQRLEVYISDRIDNQSHWYSMKSQLNKRLARQWFIVSIVLHSLAILMLLYRIKEPSTSLPVEVVATAASAVLTWVQAKKHNELNSSYALAAHEIVLIKGESVSVTEERHLSEFVINSESAFSREHTQWVARKSV
- a CDS encoding TIR domain-containing protein; the protein is MSLPRAFVGFSSTDIHYWRLMQAWKANKKIDFNFASCQLHAEVNSENEAYIKRKCRERINLAGKYVMLIGEDTKRRHKYVRWEAQVAIEKGCTIIGVNLDGSRSMVRDTCPPIIRDIGAIFVPFSPAIVAYAIQNYQMHNDNDNYHYKEHVYKNLGY
- a CDS encoding TIR domain-containing protein, coding for MAKEYKIFISHSWQYTDTLEALRSLINGRGYFSAAYEESTKDTPINSEDESYVKTRLAKKIVDSDVILALAGVYASHSSWMEWELDKALDLGIPIVGVIPRGQERISSVVSSRSIVDVRWNTESIITAIRAHAK
- a CDS encoding TRAFs-binding domain-containing protein, with protein sequence MTKRKKLCFVIMGFGKKTDLSTGKTLDLDKTYKNIIRPAVEKSGLTCVRADEIQDSGLIDKSMYALLMHADLVVADISTYNPNAIYELGVRHAVRPFSTIIIKEQEGTIPFDINHNRIFHYSHLGDDIGVDEAERCKESLVDMIGSLLKNSTVDSPLYDYIQDIEPPKLTKKEYQRIIGDLSDREDSIFAISERATHCMEDSNFSEAAKLWQKAEDLVPNESYFTQQHALARYKSKVPTEISALTDALQIIEKLDPDNETNDPETLGLTGAIYKRLWQATSDRECLRRAMDYYSKGFQIRRDYYNGENYAICLNIAASIEEDPEEKVFYKIAAKKARYEIIDTLAYLLDEGESTQSVNKWPYATLASCYFGLGDEENGNVFEKIFLSLTSVEWESETYFESKKKLSELLKV
- a CDS encoding phage integrase N-terminal SAM-like domain-containing protein; this translates as MDRVKATMRVKRYSPRTEKTYCYWIRYFIRFHGVRHPASMGAPEVKAFLEHLAVERYVAAATQS